A portion of the Salminus brasiliensis chromosome 11, fSalBra1.hap2, whole genome shotgun sequence genome contains these proteins:
- the rtn2a gene encoding reticulon-2a: MGLGFSHCKEFGSVSSTPDSTPPCTDGGNEESDFPELITAREWSEDEEGPEDDDGGLSSPSIWGTPRQNSFELTFSYIAFSEGEGSSRRDSGRRRTGGRGRQGSLHRVDTVETLLPPESPTVVWDPHAFLSGDGEQEVEQARELPEPAENIQRTLEPPVQDKADTPDKDTATVAEAEEISGSQTHCVTESFETQQLHGSELPVTTETTAISQAENRSRLSLAPIGQNTQEELTRERWISTLDLSEGPKIHIHIAVMDLIYWKDTERTGMVFTGLVVGLLSLFQLSIITVVSTLSLAIMCFTISVRIYCKLLHSLQLRDGAHPFKSYLDMDIGLVGEQADHYMQRGIVLICSALDTLKRLVFVGNLFDSLKFLLLMYVVTYLGALCNGLTLLIIGVIAVFSVPLFYTRHQEKVDTILATVQAHVDNMKDILTRLAQGGGPPPDPTPGGAKPKSQ, encoded by the exons ATGGGTCTAGGATTCTCTCATTGCA AGGAGTTTGGCTCTGTGTCCTCAACACCTGACTCCACTCCTCCCTGCACAGATG GTGGTAACGAGGAGTCCGACTTTCCAGAGCTGATAACAGCGCGGGAGTGGTCCGAGGATGAGGAAGGCcctgaggatgatgatggtggccTTAGCAGCCCCTCTATATGGGGGACCCCTCGTCAGAACTCCTTTGAGCTCACATTCTCCTACATCGCCTTCTCTGAGGGAGAGGGGTCATCACGCAGAGACTCGGGCCGGCGCAGGACAGGGGGCAGGGGGAGGCAGGGCTCACTGCACCGCGTGGACACTGTGGAAACACTCTTACCTCCAGAGTCCCCTACTGTGGTGTGGGACCCACATGCCTTCCTGAGTGGAGATGGGGAGCAGGAGGTGGAGCAGGCCAGGGAGCTTCCTGAACCTGCCGAGAACATCCAGAGGACTCTAGAGCCACCCGTACAAGACAAAGCGGACACTCCTGATAAAGACACAGCAACTGTGGCAGAAGCGGAGGAAATCTCAGGGAGTCAGACACACTGCGTTACAGAGAGTTTTGAAA CCCAACAACTCCACGGATCAGAGCTCCCTGTCACCACGGAAACCACGGCCATATCACAGGCTGAGAACAGGTCCCGCCTATCACTTGCTCCGATTGGTCAAAACACTCAGGAAGAGCTGACCAGAGAACGATGGATTTCTACTCTCGACCTATCAGAGGGGCCGAAGATCCACATCCATATAGCAG TAATGGACCTGATCTACTGGAAGGACACAGAGCGGACGGGCATGGTGTTCACCGGATTGGTGGTGGGCCTGCTCTCGCTCTTCCAGCTCAGTATCATCACTGTGGTCTCCACTCTTTCGCTGGCCATCATGTGCTTCACCATCTCTGTGCGGATCTACTGCAAACTGCTACACTCCCTGCAGCTCAGAGATGGTGCACACCCCTTCAA GTCATACCTGGACATGGACATTGGTCTGGTTGGAGAACAAGCTGACCACTACATGCAGAGAGGAATTGTCCTGATCTGCTCTGCTCTGGATACACTGAAGCGCCTGGTTTTTGTGGGTAACCTGTTTGACTCTCTCAAG TTTCTGCTGCTGATGTATGTGGTGACGTATCTGGGAGCTCTTTGCAATGGCCTTACTCTGCTTATTATCG GTGTGATCGCTGTCTTTTCTGTCCCTCTCTTCTACACCCGGCACCAG GAAAAAGTGGACACCATCTTAGCAACAGTACAAGCCCATGTTGATAACATGAAGGACAT CCTGACTCGACTGGCCCAGGGTGGTGGTCCTCCTCCTGACCCCACCCCAGGTGGAGCCAAACCCAAAAGCCAGTGA
- the ppm1na gene encoding protein phosphatase, Mg2+/Mn2+ dependent, 1Na (putative), with protein MRMARRASTVEVPSFLRQLVRETEKMVTFFFKGGQRERRTSSDSESEDDNDDIEEIVSPYLERPILQKETAEGESKWGVSYAMASMQGWRAQMEDTHTCMPEMSEGLSDWSYFAVFDGHAGNTVSQYCSTHLLDHILATGAITLEENMEQVKGGIRDGFLGIDRHMHNLSRSEGWDRSGSTAASVIISPHNIYFINCGDSRTFLCRDGQVVFHTEDHKPCNPREKERIQNAGGSVTLQRINGSLAVSRALGDFAFKEVEWRTQTEQLVSPEPEVYELERSPQDEFLVVACDGVWDAISNEELCAFVRNRLQVCDDLRDVCTQVIDLCLYKGSLDNMSIIIICFSGAPQVSPEALQQEAELEHRLDLKVDEIIQVIRSKGEEPDLLYVIKFLASENVPGLPPGGGVTSKRDCIIAAYQKYAAAFRTAEPMDIGGSEDSN; from the exons ATGAGGATGGCAAGACGAGCAAGCACAGTGGAAGTGCCCTCATTTCTACGGCAGTTGGTGAGAGAGACTGAAAAGATGGTCACTTTCTTCTTTAAAGGAGGGCAGAGGGAAAGAAGAACCAGTAGTGACTCTGAGTCGGAAGATGATAACGACGACATAGAGGAGATTGTCAGCCCTTACCTGGAGAGACCTATCCTACAGAAGGAGACGGCAGAGGGGGAGTCGAAGTGGGGCGTTAGCTATGCCATGGCCAGCATGCAAGGCTGGCGTGCCCAAATGGAGGatacacacacttgcatgcCTGAAATGTCCGAGGGGCTTTCAGACTGGAGTTACTTTGCAGTGTTTGATGGACATGCAGGAAACACTGTGTCTCAGTACTGCTCCACACATCTGCTGGACCACATACTTGCTACAG GGGCCATAACTCTAGAGGAAAATATGGAGCAAGTCAAGGGAGGCATTCGGGATGGCTTCTTGGGCATTGACCGCCACATGCACAACCTGTCCCGGAGTGAAGGCTGGGACCGAAGTGGTTCCACAGCAGCCTCCGTCATTATCTCCCCGCACAACATTTACTTCATTAACTGCGGCGACTCCCGGACCTTCCTGTGCCGTGATGGCCAGGTGGTCTTCCACACAGAGGACCACAAGCCCTGCAACCCTCGGGAGAAGGAACGCATCCAGAACGCAGGAGGGTCGGTCACGCTGCAGCGGATCAATGGCTCCCTAGCTGTGTCCCGAGCCCTTGGAGACTTTGCCTTCAAGGAGGTGGAGTGGAGGACCCAGACGGAGCAGCTGGTGTCTCCAGAGCCGGAGGTGTATGAGCTGGAGCGCTCACCACAGGACGAGTTCCTGGTGGTGGCCTGCGATGGGGTTTGGGATGCCATCAGTAATGAGGAACTGTGCGCCTTTGTGCGTAACCGCCTGCAAGTCTGTGATGACCTGAGGGATGTCTGCACCCAGGTCATTGACCTCTGCCTCTATAAG GGAAGCCTGGACAACAtgagcatcatcatcatctgcttTAGTGGCGCCCCCCAGGTGTCCCCTGAGGCACTGCAACAAGAGGCAGAGCTTGAACACCGCCTAGATCTCAAAGTGGACG AAATCATTCAGGTGATCAGGTCTAAAGGTGAGGAGCCTGATTTGCTGTATGTGATTAAGTTCCTGGCCTCAGAGAATGTACCTGGACTTCCACCAGGGGGTGGCGTCACAAGCAA GAGAGACTGCATAATTGCCGCGTACCAGAAATATGCAGCAGCATTCAGAACTGCTGAGCCGATG GATATAGGCGGCTCGGAGGATTCCAACTAA